The following are encoded in a window of Phaseolus vulgaris cultivar G19833 chromosome 3, P. vulgaris v2.0, whole genome shotgun sequence genomic DNA:
- the LOC137808149 gene encoding lon protease homolog 2, peroxisomal-like — translation MAESVELPSRLAILPFKNKVLLPGAIIRIRCTSPTSVKLVEQELWQREEKGLIGILPVRDAAEIKAVGPTVSEGTDSANQNTRVQGGSSDSHKLDTKRQNDVVHWHNRGVAARPLHLSRGVEKPSGRVTYTVVLEGLCRFSVQELSTRGIYHTARITSLEMTKTELEQVEQDPDFIMLSRQFKATAMELISVLELKQKTGGRTKVLLDNVPVHKLADIFVASFEISFEEQLSMLDSVDPKVRLSKATELVDRHLQSIRVAEKITQKVEGQLSKSQKEFLLRQQMRAIKEELGDNDDDEDDLAALERKMQSARMPQNIWKHAHRELRRLKKMQPQQPGYNSSRVYLELLADLPWETASEEIELDLRAAQKRLDSDHYGLVKVKQRIIEYLAVRKLKPDARGPVLCFVGPPGVGKTSLASSIAAALGRKFVRISLGGVKDEADIRGHRRTYVGSMPGRLIDGLKRVAVCNPVMLLDEVDKTGSDIRGDPASALLEVLDPEQNKSFNDHYLNVPFDLSKVIFVATANRLQPIPPPLRDRMEVIELPGYTPEEKLHIAMQHLIPRVLDQHGLSSEFLQIPEAMVKLVIHRYTREAGVRNLERNLAALARAAAVRVLEQEQVVPLNKGMQGLTTPLVENRLADSTEVEMEVIPMGVNSRDITNTFRIASPLVVDETMLEKVLGPPRFDGSEAAERVATPGVSVGLVWTSFGGEVQFVEATAMVGKGELHLTGQLGDVIKESAQIALTWVRARATDLRLAAEEGFNLLEGRDVHIHFPAGAVPKDGPSAGVTLVTALVSLFSQQRVRSDTAMTGEMTLRGLVLPVGGVKDKILAAHRYGIKRVILPERNLKDLVEVPSSVLANLEILLAKRVEDVLEHAFDGGCPWRQHSKL, via the exons ATGGCCGAATCGGTGGAGCTGCCGAGTCGCTTGGCGATTCTCCCTTTCAAGAACAAGGTTCTTTTACCCGGCGCCATCATCAGAATCCGCTGCACTTCCCCTACCAG TGTGAAGTTGGTTGAACAAGAACTTTGGCAGCGAGAAGAGAAGGGGTTGATTGGCATCCTTCCAGTGCGTGATGCTGCTGAAATTAAGGCAGTAGGTCCTACTGTATCTGAAG GCACTGATTCTGCAAATCAAAACACAAGAGTTCAAGGCGGTTCATCGGATTCTCATAAGCTTGATACAAAAAGGCAGAATGATGTTGTTCATTGGCACAATAG GGGGGTAGCTGCCCGACCATTACATTTATCAAGGGGAGTAGAGAAACCAAGTGGGAGGGTTACATACACGGTTGTGCTTGAAGGTTTGTGCAGATTTAGTGTACAGGAACTGAGCACAAGAGGAATATACCATACTGCAAGGATAACTTCCCTCGAAATGACCAAGACTG AGCTGGAACAAGTGGAGCAAGATCCAGATTTCATAATGTTGTCTCGCCAATTCAAAGCTACTGCTATGGAGCTTATTTCTGTTTTGGAGTTG AAACAAAAAACTGGTGGAAGGACAAAAGTCCTTTTGGATAACGTTCCAGTTCACAAGTTGGCTGATATATTTGTTGCTAGTTTTGAGATAAGTTTTGAAGAACAATTATCTATGTTGGATTCAGTTGACCCCAAAGTGAGGCTTTCAAAAGCAACTGAGTTAGTTGACAGGCATTTACAG TCAATTCGTGTGGCTGAGAAAATTACACAAAAGGTTGAAGGACAATTGTCAAAATCTCAGAAAGAATTTCTTTTGCGCCAGCAG atGAGGGCTATAAAAGAGGAGCTTggtgataatgatgatgatgaagatgacCTGGCTGCTCTAGAAAGAAAGATGCAAAGTGCAAGAATGCCACAAAATATATGGAAACATGCACACAGAGAGTTGAG GAGGCTTAAAAAAATGCAGCCGCAGCAACCAGGGTATAACAGTTCAAGGGTTTACCTAGAGCTTCTTGCTGATCTGCCCTGGGAGACGGCTAGCGAAGAGATTGAACTGGACTTAAGAGCTGCACAGAAGCGACTTGATAGTGATCACTATGGTTTAGTGAAGGTTAAGCAAAGGATAATTGAGTACCTGGCAGTTCGCAAG CTTAAACCAGATGCAAGGGGTCCTGTGTTGTGCTTTGTTGGGCCACCAGGTGTTGGGAAAACATCTTTGGCATCTTCTATTGCTGCTGCTTTGGGAAGAAAATTTGTTCGCATATCCCTTGGTGGAGTCAAGGATGAGGCAGATATTAGAGGACATAGGAGAACATATGTTGGAAGCATGCCTGGGCGTCTCATAGATGGTTTAAAG AGAGTAGCTGTTTGCAATCCTGTCATGTTGCTTGATGAAGTTGACAAGACAGGCTCTGATATTCGTGGAGATCCAGCTTCAGCATTGCTAGAGGTTCTTGATCCAGAACAAAATAAATCGTTCAACGATCA CTATTTGAATGTTCCATTTGATCTATCCAAGGTAATTTTTGTGGCTACAGCAAATAGGTTGCAACCCATTCCTCCCCCACTTCGTGATAGAATGGAAGTAATTGAGCTTCCTGGATATACACCTGAGGAAAAACTCCACATAGCTATGCAGCATTTGATTCCAAGAGTTTTAGACCAACATGGATTGAGTTCTGAGTTTCTTCAGATTCCAGAG GCAATGGTGAAGCTTGTCATTCACAGATATACTAGGGAAGCTGGTGTGAGAAATTTGGAAAGGAATCTAGCTGCCTTGGCTCGAGCTGCTGCAGTAAGAGTTTTAGAGCAAGAGCAAGTAGTTCCATTAAACAAAGGGATGCAAGGACTTACTACACCACTTGTGGAAAACAGACTGGCTGACAGTACTGAAGTTGAGATGGAAGTGATACCTATGGGTGTCAATAGTCGGGACATCACAAACACATTCAGGATTGCCTCTCCATTGGTTGTTGATGAAACTATGCTTGAAAAAGTGCTTGGG CCCCCAAGATTTGATGGTAGTGAGGCTGCTGAACGTGTGGCTACCCCTGGCGTATCTGTTGGGCTAGTTTGGACTTCTTTTGGTGGAGAAGTTCAGTTTGTGGAGGCTACAGCAATGGTTGGGAAGGGTGAACTGCATCTTACCGGACAACTTGGTGATGTAATAAAAGAATCAGCTCAGATTGCTCTAACATGG GTAAGGGCAAGGGCAACTGACCTTAGGCTGGCTGCTGAGGAGGGATTTAATCTTTTGGAGGGCCGTGATGTACATATACATTTTCCTGCAGGTGCTGTACCTAAAGATGGGCCCTCTGCAGGTGTGACTTTGGTCACGGCATTGGTATCACTTTTCAGTCAGCAAAGGGTGAGATCAGACACGGCTATGACTGGAGAGATGACATTGAGGGGTCTAGTTCTACCCGTTGGTGGTGTGAAGGATAAG ATATTAGCTGCACATCGTTACGGTATTAAGAGAGTCATCCTGCCTGAAAGGAACTTGAAGGACTTGGTTGAAGTACCATCGTCAGTGCTAGCCAATTTGGAG ATTTTGCTTGCCAAACGAGTGGAAGATGTGTTGGAGCATGCTTTTGATGGTGGGTGCCCTTGGAGGCAACACTCAAAGTTATAA